Proteins encoded by one window of Thiovulum sp. ES:
- a CDS encoding ATP-dependent Clp protease, proteolytic subunit ClpP (PFAM: Clp protease~TIGRFAM: ATP-dependent Clp protease, proteolytic subunit ClpP), producing MSYIPYVVEKSGRGERSYDIYSRLLKDRIVMLSGEVNDAVASSIVAQLLFLEAEDPEKDIYFYINSPGGVITSGMSIYDTMNYIKPQVSTICIGQAASMGAFLLSAGEKGKRYALPNARIMIHQPLGGAKGQATDIQIQAEEILRMKRDLNKILSENTGQSIETIERDTERDKFMSAEESAQYGLIDKVLSRHKIEF from the coding sequence AAAAAGTGGTCGAGGCGAACGGTCTTACGACATCTATTCTCGACTTCTTAAAGATAGGATTGTTATGTTGAGTGGTGAAGTGAATGATGCTGTTGCTTCTTCAATTGTTGCTCAACTCCTCTTTTTAGAGGCAGAAGACCCTGAAAAAGACATCTATTTCTACATCAATTCTCCAGGTGGAGTAATTACAAGTGGAATGAGCATTTACGACACTATGAATTACATCAAACCTCAAGTTTCAACAATTTGTATTGGTCAAGCTGCTTCTATGGGTGCTTTTTTACTCTCTGCGGGTGAAAAGGGAAAAAGATATGCTCTTCCAAATGCTCGAATTATGATTCACCAACCTCTCGGTGGTGCAAAAGGTCAGGCTACTGATATTCAAATTCAAGCTGAAGAGATTCTGCGAATGAAGAGAGATTTAAACAAAATTCTTTCTGAAAACACAGGACAAAGTATCGAAACTATTGAAAGAGATACAGAACGAGATAAATTTATGAGTGCTGAAGAGTCTGCACAATATGGACTTATCGATAAAGTTCTTTCTCGACACAAAATAGAATTTTAA